TGCGACAAGGCGCCACTCAATTCTATTTTTGTCCTTTACCCGGTAATTGCTTGAGTTGTTGACCGAGCGGAGAGTCAAAATACTTAAGCAATTCGGAATCAGGCCGCAACATCAAAGAAGTTTCTGTTCCGAAAATCTTTTTGTACGCTTCAAGATGCCTTGTGAAAGAGAAGAAATTCTCGTCTTTTCCGTACGCATCTGCATAAATTGCAGTAGCTTCTGCATCCCCTTCTCCGGATAAGACTTCGGATTGCCGGTACGCTTCCGCGAGAATTATCTCCTTCTCTTTGTTGGCGTTTGCGCGGATTTCCTTTGCTTTCTCCTCACCTTCAGCCCGGTAACGTTTTGCTATCCGCTCACGTTCGGCTTTCATGCGGGCGAACACGCTATTTTGTACCTCTTCCGGTAAATCGACACGTTTAATACGGACGTCAATTACCGAAATACCAAATTTCGACGCGACATCGGCGGTGCCAGCCGTTACGTGGCGCATGATCCGTTCGCGTTCCTCTCGGATGAAATCTTTGAAGAAATGATTTGCGATTTCCTGTCGCAATCGCGCTGAAATAATATCATTCATCCGCGCAATTGCTCCCTGATAATTCTGGACTGTCTGATAGAAAATCAGTGGGTCTTCGATTTTCCAGCGTGAGACGGTGTCGACCGTGAGTCGCTTCTTATCGAGCGTAATGTATTCCGCAGGCCTTGCTTCTGCCACAAGGATTCGTTTGTCCAGTAAAATGAGATCCTGAATGAGCGGATACTTGAAGTACAATCCCGGCTGACGAATAATGCGCATGGGCTTTCCGAACTGCAGGATCATCCCCTGCTCACCTTCA
The sequence above is a segment of the Desulfomonile tiedjei DSM 6799 genome. Coding sequences within it:
- the hflC gene encoding protease modulator HflC; the protein is MIRVVLAIIIILVVLAQSAFVISEGEQGMILQFGKPMRIIRQPGLYFKYPLIQDLILLDKRILVAEARPAEYITLDKKRLTVDTVSRWKIEDPLIFYQTVQNYQGAIARMNDIISARLRQEIANHFFKDFIREERERIMRHVTAGTADVASKFGISVIDVRIKRVDLPEEVQNSVFARMKAERERIAKRYRAEGEEKAKEIRANANKEKEIILAEAYRQSEVLSGEGDAEATAIYADAYGKDENFFSFTRHLEAYKKIFGTETSLMLRPDSELLKYFDSPLGQQLKQLPGKGQK